Proteins encoded by one window of Bactrocera oleae isolate idBacOlea1 chromosome 4, idBacOlea1, whole genome shotgun sequence:
- the Parp16 gene encoding protein mono-ADP-ribosyltransferase PARP16 yields MTSQASSECDGPSSGPFDGYITRNSDYQIPADIQDKINALRFLLETDLIACDAKWTLFVAAALSYRYDTQLKPFPPRFVSTDAGLDIDALISVINDTPKLRVVLQNIVEENYDEIDADVLDLLHHVLVVQREPMLHLVEDNDFDVILSNMEQSEQIPRPTHVFRVCNVPIIHEAIQEEPTYKEGDHPPKLAFHGNRLDCFFAMLTQVGACKQQPPNTENAGDELDVPLKLTTDLQVALQHSPNGAGWGASSCGSMISCVAICEFENHPEYVFGDTASSIIEVRKPDLVRIRYLLFYGSRFPDEEEPEEKRPASWLGRNKYSLSLACYMLLLASIGVANSGSGQYWKQVVSKKAHLLLDFCRRIFTPE; encoded by the coding sequence ATGACCTCGCAAGCATCATCAGAGTGCGACGGGCCATCGTCCGGACCATTCGACGGGTACATAACACGTAATAGTGACTATCAAATCCCGGCCGATATTCAAGATAAGATAAATGCTTTACGTTTTTTACTCGAGACCGATCTTATCGCGTGTGATGCCAAATGGACACTCTTTGTGGCAGCTGCGCTGAGCTATCGCTACGACACGCAGCTGAAGCCATTTCCGCCACGTTTTGTCTCCACCGATGCGGGACTCGATATTGATGCGCTCATTTCGGTCATCAATGATACACCGAAACTGCGTGTGGTGTTGCAGAATATTGTCGAGGAGAATTACGATGAAATCGATGCGGACGTTTTAGATCTGCTGCATCATGTGCTGGTCGTGCAACGCGAACCGATGTTGCATCTGGTCGAAGACAATGATTTCGATGTGATTCTAAGTAATATGGAACAAAGTGAGCAAATACCGAGACCGACACACGTCTTTCGGGTTTGTAATGTGCCGATTATACACGAAGCCATACAAGAGGAGCCAACGTACAAGGAAGGCGATCATCCGCCGAAATTAGCATTTCATGGCAATCGTCTTGACTGCTTTTTTGCTATGCTGACGCAGGTGGGCGCTTGCAAGCAACAACCACCGAACACAGAAAATGCCGGCGACGAGCTGGATGTGCCGCTCAAGTTGACCACGGATTTGCAAGTCGCGTTGCAGCATAGTCCGAATGGCGCCGGTTGGGGTGCATCCAGCTGTGGTTCGATGATCTCCTGTGTGGCGATTTGTGAATTCGAAAATCATCCCGAATATGTATTCGGCGATACCGCCAGTTCAATAATCGAAGTACGCAAGCCGGATTTGGTACGCATACGCTATTTGCTCTTCTATGGCAGCCGTTTTCCCGATGAAGAAGAGCCAGAAGAGAAGCGTCCAGCTAGCTGGTTGGGCCGCAATAAGTACTCGCTCTCACTGGCATgctatatgttgttgttggcatcTATTGGTGTGGCCAACAGTGGCAGTGGGCAATACTGGAAGCAGGTGGTGAGCAAGAAGGCGCATTTATTGCTGGACTTCTGTAGGCGCATTTTTACGCCCGAGTAA